The genomic DNA TTTAAATATTTTTCTATGAAGGCAAGATCTTCTTTTGTGGTTCTTGCAAGTAGTCCTTGAATAAATTGTTTCATTCTATAGATCATAATAGTTCTCTTTTCAGTTTTTCTCATTTTTATTTAGTGAAATTTTGAAAATCAATTGAAATGTTTAGTTTATTTAATAGATTTAAGATGAGCAATATCGGTCATGTTTTTTCCAGTAACAGCTTCTACAACTGTTAAGTCTTTTGATAAGTTATCAATTTTATGATTAATTTCTCTATGTCTATCTGCATTTTTAGTATCCAATTGAATCAGATAATCCTTGATTTCTTGTTGGCCTTGTTCTAATTTAGCTTGGCCCTGTTCTAATTTAGCTTGACCTTGTTTTAAATCCTTAATGTCAGATTCCATATTATCAAGGCGGTTATTCGTTTGTATTTGATTTTGTTTAAGTTCTGCTAATTCATGTAGTATTTGTTGTAATATTTTTTCCATAATATTCATCCCTTCAATACAGTTTCTTTATATTATTTATATTTTATCATCAGAATGTGTTTTAGTCACGATCTTTCCAATATTAAAATAGATTTTTATATAATGATCAATTAGACCTCCCCATAATGGGAAGGCCTATAATAAAATAGAACAAGTCTAGCATCTTTATGAATACCTGCACTGTAACCTATTATTTCTCTGTTAAAAAGGTCAACTAATAAACATACATAATCCCACTTGTTTCCTACTCTAACGTATGTTAAATCACTTACTACTGCTGCATGTGGCTTTTCTGTTTTAAATTCTCTATTTAGCTCGTTTGCTACTTTTGATTCATTCATTTATGTACATAGGACTTATACTGTGTTACTGTATAATTAGATACCAATCCTTGAGTTTTCATTATTTTTCCTATTTTTCTTCTGGATACAATAAATCCTTGCTTTTTAAATTCTACTTTTATTTTTCTATTCCCATAATTGTTCCGACTGGCTTTAAAAATCTCTATTACTTTAAGTGTAATTTCATCGGGTAATTCTTTAGATTTTGATTCATAATAGTCAGTACTCCTAGGAACTTGTAGGACTGTACACATTGCTGATACACTGTATTTGTGAACATTATTTTTAATCATATTTATTTTCGTCCTAATATCAACGCCGCTTGCCTTAAAATATTATTTTAAGTTTACATGATGTAACCTATCCAAAGACTGCAAAGCCAAGTGCAGTCGCACTAGGCTTCTCGGCGTCTTGAACACGAAATGTTAACTGAAACTGTGAGTATAAAAAAGGATAATTTAAAGTATTAAAATTATTTAAATAAGGTATAGAGGTGCATAATGGTAGAAAATATATGGCTTGAAACAGAAAGATTGATTATTAGATCCTATACTATAGAAGATGTTACTGGACTTTATGAAACGCTTAATGATAGTGAAGTTTTAAAATACATTCCAGAAGGTCAGATAAATATTGAGCAAGCTAATGAAGCAATTAGATGGTTAATGTCAAATTATAAAATTGGTATAAACTCTGATTTTAAATATAGTTTCCCAATAATTTTAAAGGAGAGGAAGGCATATATTGGGTGGTGTGGTATAGGTTATTTGGATTATGATAATAGTAAAACAGAAATTTACTATACGTTGAAGAGCAAATATTGGGGTAAAGGATATGCTACCGAAGCTATGAAAGCTATTGTGAATTTTACTTTTAAAGAATTAAAAATAAGGGAATTGGTTGCAGTGGTAAAGCCTGAAAATATAGATTCAATCAAAGTAATTGAAAAACTAGGGTTTAAGTATAAATATATACTTAGAAATGTGCCAATTGGATTTGAATTTTATGAGGGGGAATTATTTTACTTATTAAAAAAAGATGAATATATGAAAGAAACTGAGTAGTAATTTCTCATATAACAAAAAATATAACAGAAAATTCAAAAACTCAACGGGTTGGATTTTTAAAAATAAAGATTTTAAAGAAAAAATGATTATATATTTGAAGTTAAATTATCATAGAACGAAAATATAATTTTAAGTTTATGGAGGAATTATATTATGAATAAATCAATAGACATTGTCTTAAGAGAATTAGAGATGAAAGATTTGGAAGATTATTTGTATTGGAATCATCCTTCTCGTAAATTCCATAGGTTCAATGGTCCTTATTACAAAAAAAGTAATGAAGAGGAATTAAGGAAATATGTTGAAGAATTAAAAGTACTATTACTAAAGGGCGAAAAAAATGTACTTAAAAATAAAAAAATAATAGCAAATAAAGATACTGATGAGATTATTGGGCAGGTGAATTGGTATTGGAAATCACAAGAAACTCTTTGGATGGAAATAGGGGTTGTTATTTTTAATGAAGATTATTGGGGGCAAGGAATAGGATTTAAAGTTTTAAGAATGTGGATTAATGAAATTTTTAACCAAAATCCTAACCTTATAAGGATTGGATTATCAACTTGGTCAGGAAATGAAAGAATGATGAAACTGGCTGAAAAATTAGGTTTAAAAAAAGAAGCTGTTTATAGAAAAGCAAGAATTGTTGATAATCAATATTATGATTCTGTGAGTTATGGTATATTGCGTGAAGAATGGTAAGAGTTGATAAAAAATAAAGAATAAATTGGCTAGTAACATTCATCCGTATGTTATATTGCATAATATGGACTTGAGCGTCATCTTAGTCATACTATAGATAGAGTTGAAGACGACGCTAAGTTTTAAAATGTGCCTCACTGGGAAGTATATTGATAAAAGAAATAGATTAAATATATTTATTAAGAGACACTATTTATAAATTCTTATAATTCCATATAATCTCTACTTTATCAGTTATAACAATCTTCTTTATAAAATTTCTAAGAATAATTCTTCGCTTTTCAAAATTTCCTAACATGGACAGAACCTCAGCCAAGGATACATGTAGCTGTTCTTCTTCAGAGATTTC from Inediibacterium massiliense includes the following:
- a CDS encoding GNAT family N-acetyltransferase translates to MVENIWLETERLIIRSYTIEDVTGLYETLNDSEVLKYIPEGQINIEQANEAIRWLMSNYKIGINSDFKYSFPIILKERKAYIGWCGIGYLDYDNSKTEIYYTLKSKYWGKGYATEAMKAIVNFTFKELKIRELVAVVKPENIDSIKVIEKLGFKYKYILRNVPIGFEFYEGELFYLLKKDEYMKETE
- a CDS encoding GNAT family N-acetyltransferase, encoding MNKSIDIVLRELEMKDLEDYLYWNHPSRKFHRFNGPYYKKSNEEELRKYVEELKVLLLKGEKNVLKNKKIIANKDTDEIIGQVNWYWKSQETLWMEIGVVIFNEDYWGQGIGFKVLRMWINEIFNQNPNLIRIGLSTWSGNERMMKLAEKLGLKKEAVYRKARIVDNQYYDSVSYGILREEW